Proteins encoded within one genomic window of Ranitomeya variabilis isolate aRanVar5 chromosome 4, aRanVar5.hap1, whole genome shotgun sequence:
- the PRR12 gene encoding proline-rich protein 12 produces the protein MDRNYPTAGFGDPLGAGSGWSYERTAKASLVYGSSRGSHPETDILHRQAYATPHPLQGYATNHHPAGLSGLFETGLHHAGSATPDASVMNLISALESRAPQPGPSASSLLSQFRTPSWQTAMHTPAPAELFISGAGTFPSSSALSAYQHPASFSGRSFPVTSSLTLQDATFSPTSNGLLSPHDPLLHIKSSQSSVPSSLSFDRLGSTVLGTGLPSQSSAYRSAQESASRHLPSQFNLLSSSLGPSEQTSQLYNASVFSSSPASSIERAMPRQDSVIKHYQRPSSAQSQLPSAAAAAHSLQHYLSCGGSYQQMQHRSSLSCSPLGDQSPVSSEGSQQKNSQARQEQSQSYRPIIQSPGYSTSSSSNKSKSYSASRQTPRSTATPKCQSIASTGQTHNYSSSTPKPSSVISSQSQAYSPGQPQNLLSMSQSQNYAVTQSQNLSAVTQSQGFTSSQAQDLTSGSKSQSYTTSQSQGLQTCVSQNQTYSPDHLQGLSSVGQIPSYSVQTESHVSASQAPSYVPAHSQGLPTASPSLSYSTGHSPAMSSHASSIGYSSVSHAQNLSDSSPSQIIRPLQSPSSSRSQSVASPGQSQKYLTSVLSPSFMQASHSQSYQNSQPSLERTPSYSKPKSDSDLLSERTDDEDFLIQHLLQSQSPPRVSSESLVECEERSSKSLSYEMSKTEERYHLQSVIRTNSNLDNQGLELSLQSLKDKKKTDRHKEYANTRSTPESLGTSVVHYSHQTGPMDSFTQDIKKSVDHLPHMDTSSKDLNSAHSYMQKTPEHSSQAHRMVADSQSMESHNMLQSQQGTPMMMDTSPDLPLSSQQSQLLQSVLTHTQSQMQAHQRKVQTPMDVHLLEPQRIQAEAQSPQLQMQLQSQALEAHLQSQQMQAHVRSQSLEVHSRSQSIEAQLMDSHQMQTDQQSPQLQAQLQSERMQAEMQPERMQASLQSEGMEVLPQNDAMQALSRPQEIQDFLEPDLNLETHLGQSGPVQGQHLMPDAGDPLRLDPESSQQVPQAQMEPKDQFDSPSPQGSKQRFVPLTSICFPDSLLQDEERSFFPGMEDMFCPQPCGNDEFPKSSCGGDDGSQSMDRNDAMKNSYEMMQSSQGYSGYCTSESNDNQQNVHLGLDSVSVKHELPSTVNTEQLGLIQSSHGQQSEVKPGLTSPIFCSSKPKKLLKTSSFHLLKKREPSFQPPKKNYAQEYEFEDDEDKEDVPADIRLNSRRLPDLLPDLISSCRTRPNISPMGDIDFCPPSMDGPKRRGRKPTKPKREGPPRPRGRPRIRPLVEPHVLGHDCLRKPRGRGRGRGRRITDEGRESMPMEPLKPLKIKLQVPKGNDTMQMDQAEMLPPPQENALDNSQTREKIKQKIKEVEEKQPEIKSGFMASFLDFLKSGKRQQLPTANTSPSKNRPPSAQQASQASFGMASQMLSGPLDSTESDSLVMSCTSPCKRLDDELKRNLETLPSFSSDEEDSVSKNQDLQKSISSAISALYDPTDRKEIENTAPVVEEEKVASPVPSEPSSQPEPPVAVSPPSPPEAPAPPPPEEPPAAQSSPEQEEPEDSRPLHLAKKQETAAICGETDDEDVESSGEGIFRERDEFVIRVEDIQALKLALQTGREPPPIWRVQKALLQKFTPEIKDGQRQFCATSNYLGYFGDAKNRYQRLYVKFLENINKKDYVRVCSRKPWHRPLQTMRRQSQTKAPGAKSPVAVTRPEKCDKSDCLVKMEPVQRPEKTDAGEKIEKLEKLENTEEEENIEKDEAVHNIEKANVEEDQEPQNVETNITKEGAPVEAEKIIEKVDPVEKTEPSHQNEVLAKNSDVSEPVVQDKIVVMAKPEPLAKAEKCEPMAKSENTEPTLTPEKVVVVTKVEKTDTTVKTEKSPHAARPEKQEPTPKTERISSAGRQEKLEPGTKAEKITTGGKQGKPERIVKTEKAASAVRQDKPERILKPEKNSTTVKQDKVEPVVKPTAPVRPEKVDTTVKAEKNITVVKPEKMELKPDPKVETTRKALKTESSVKLPPPTERSLKDEILEAPKKAEVEKIEKPEAPSRAEQNEASKKKAKPEAVEQTAKSEVPKKSEGELSQEKGIRKEKVEKTSKMDKPTKAERSEKTGKVERPDKPNRMERTEKSRRLERSDKSPRLERADRSPRLERADRSPRLERADRSPRLERADKSPRLERADRSPRLERADRSPRLERADRSPRSERAEKIAKAERPDKPIRAERSSKTARTDRSSKTDKSERPEKMPKLERMEKPTKLEKVTKNDKVEKVVRVEKIEKHIRVEKVDKVEPTPPKVALKPKQKHTKVKAEPPPKKRKKWFKEVASSSDSDSSPDQQSEEERVPVGRVLNTRAMKEMYRSYIEMLVSTALDPDMIQALEDTSDELYLPPMRKIDGIVNEHKKKVLKKISLSSSAQEALHTFPQLSIDPGESTVRMKPGGEPYNRKTLNKLKKNVAKPQEFKVDAEKSLYYSLYHSLHHYKFHTFLRCKQETNAIEEQNDDLGQEEVVQQCMRNQPWLEKVFDSFIDLLTQAQNKCA, from the exons CTTGGTCTACGGAAGCTCAAGAGGCTCCCACCCCGAGACGGATATTTTGCACAGGCAGGCGTATGCAACACCTCACCCCCTGCAGGGCTATGCCACCAACCACCACCCAGCAG GATTGTCGGGGTTGTTTGAGACTGGCCTCCATCATGCCGGCAGTGCAACCCCGGACGCGTCGGTGATGAATCTCATCTCTGCTCTTGAGTCTCGTGCCCCTCAGCCCGGACCCTCGGCTTCCTCCCTTCTCTCTCAGTTCCGCACACCTTCATGGCAGACAG CCATGCACACCCCTGCACCTGCAGAGCTTTTTATATCGGGAGCCGGTACCTTTCCTTCATCATCCGCCCTGTCTGCTTACCAGCATCCAGCATCTTTCAGTGGTAGAAGCTTTCCAGTAACATCTTCGCTAACGCTTCAAGATGCCACGTTTAGCCCCACGTCAAATGGACTCCTTTCTCCTCACGATCCCCTCCTCCATATCAAGTCATCCCAGTCTTCGGTTCCATCTTCCCTCAGTTTTGACCGACTTGGCAGCACCGTGTTAGGCACCGGACTACCATCACAGAGCTCGGCCTATCGAAGTGCCCAAGAGTCGGCCTCACGACACCTCCCATCCCAGTTCAATCTTCTCTCCTCCTCCCTCGGCCCTTCCGAACAAACATCCCAGCTCTACAACGCTTCTGTGTTTTCAAGCTCTCCGGCCTCGTCGATCGAAAGAGCGATGCCTCGGCAAGACAGTGTTATTAAGCACTACCAGCGGCCCTCCAGCGCCCAGTCCCAGCTACCCTCTGCTGCAGCTGCCGCTCACTCCTTGCAGCATTATCTAAGCTGCGGAGGAAGTTACCAGCAGATGCAACATCGTTCCAGCTTGTCCTGCAGCCCGCTGGGGGACCAGTCTCCTGTCAGcagcgaggggtcacagcagaaaaATTCACAAGCGCGCCAAGAGCAGTCTCAAAGCTACAGACCAATAATTCAGTCCCCGGGTTATTCAACATCTTCCTCTTCCAACAAGTCCAAGAGTTATTCAGCGTCTAGGCAGACTCCTCGATCTACCGCCACTCCAAAGTGCCAAAGCATCGCATCCACGGGACAGACACACAACTACTCCTCATCCACTCCAAAGCCCAGCTCGGTTATTTCTAGCCAGTCTCAGGCGTATTCCCCCGGACAGCCGCAGAATCTTCTTTCTATGTCCCAGTCTCAAAATTATGCCGTCACCCAATCTCAGAacctttctgctgtcactcaatcgCAAGGCTTTACATCCAGCCAGGCCCAAGATCTGACCAGCGGGAGCAAATCGCAAAGCTATACCACCAGCCAGTCTCAAGGCTTGCAGACATgcgtgagccagaatcaaacctacTCCCCTGACCATTTGCAAGGGTTGTCATCCGTGGGTCAGATTCCAAGTTACAGCGTCCAAACAGAGTCTCATGTTTCTGCCAGCCAGGCTCCTAGTTATGTTCCTGCTCATTCACAAGGGTTACCTACTGCCAGTCCTTCTCTAAGCTACAGCACTGGCCATTCCCCAGCCATGTCCAGCCATGCCTCATCGATTGGGTATTCTTCAGTCAGTCATGCACAGAATTTATCCGATTCCAGTCCTTCTCAGATCATTCGGCCTCTGCAGTCGCCATCTTCAAGTCGGTCTCAAAGTGTTGCTTCTCCCGGACAGTCTCAGAAATATTTGACATCCGTGCTTTCGCCGTCATTCATGCAGGCTTCCCACTCGCAAAGCTATCaaaactcccagcccagtctagaaAGGACACCATCCTACAGCAAACCCAAATCCGATTCAGATCTTCTCTCGGAAAGGACAGATGATGAAGACTTTCTCATTCAGCACCTCTTACAGTCGCAAAGCCCCCCTCGCGTCTCTTCCGAAAGTCTTGTAGAATGCGAGGAAAGATCTAGTAAATCGTTGAGTTACGAGATGAGCAAAACCGAAGAGCGGTATCACCTGCAAAGTGTTATAAGGACTAACTCAAACTTAGACAACCAAGGCTTAGAATTATCTCTTCAGAGTTTAAAAGACAAGAAAAAAACGGATCGACATAAGGAATACGCGAACACAAGGTCAACGCCAGAATCACTGGGGACGTCTGTTGTCCATTATAGTCACCAGACCGGTCCCATGGATTCTTTTACTCAGGATATCAAAAAGTCAGTGGATCACCTACCACACATGGACACCTCAAGTAAAGACTTAAACTCGGCGCATTCATACATGCAAAAGACCCCTGAGCATTCTTCACAGGCCCACCGAATGGTGGCAGATAGTCAGTCAATGGAGTCTCACAACATGCTCCAGAGCCAGCAAGGCACTCCAATGATGATGGATACCTCTCCCGATCTGCCGCTTTCTTCTCAGCAGTCACAACTCTTGCAGTCTGTTCTCACCCACACCCAGAGTCAAATGCAAGCACACCAGAGAAAAGTGCAGACGCCCATGGATGTACACCTTTTGGAACCACAGAGGATCCAAGCTGAAGCACAATCTCCTCAGCTACAGATGCAACTGCAGTCCCAGGCTTTGGAGGCTCATTTACAGTCGCAGCAAATGCAGGCTCACGTCCGCTCGCAGTCCTTGGAAGTACACTCTCGTTCCCAGTCAATAGAGGCACAGTTGATGGATTCCCACCAGATGCAGACAGACCAGCAATCCCCTCAGCTCCAGGCACAACTTCAGTCTGAACGCATGCAAGCAGAAATGCAGCCTGAGAGGATGCAAGCATCTCTACAGTCTGAAGGCATGGAAGTACTGCCCCAAAATGATGCAATGCAGGCGTTATCCCGTCCTCAAGAAATTCAGGACTTTTTGGAGCCTGACCTGAACTTAGAAACACACTTGGGCCAGAGTGGTCCTGTACAAGGTCAACACCTCATGCCTGATGCAGGAGACCCCTTGCGTTTAGATCCAGAGTCCTCCCAACAGGTGCCTCAAGCTCAGATGGAGCCCAAGGATCAGTTTGATAGTCCTAGTCCTCAAGGATCAAAGCAGCGGTTTGTTCCTCTGACTTCTATCTGCTTTCCTGATTCCCTTTTGCAGGACGAGGAGCGCAGTTTTTTCCCTGGAATGGAGGATATGTTCTGTCCGCAACCATGTGGAAACGACGAGTTCCCAAAGTCGAGCTGCGGCGGTGATGATGGCTCTCAGAGCATGGACAGAAATGATGCTATGAAAAATAGCTATGAAATGATGCAGTCTAGCCAAGGATATTCCGGTTACTGCACCTCCGAAAGTAATGACAATCAGCAAAACGTTCATCTGGGTCTAGACTCAGTGTCTGTAAAACACGAGTTACCATCAACTGTCAACACAGAGCAGTTAGGACTTATTCAATCCAGTCATGGTCAGCAATCAGAAGTAAAACCTGGTCTAACCTCACCCATATTCTGCTCTTCCAAACCCAAAAAACTTCTCAAGACATCATCATTTCATTTACTGAAAAAGAGAGAACCTTCTTTTCAGCCTCCCAAGAAAAACTACGCCCAGGAATACGAGTTTGAAGATGATGAAGACAAGGAGGATGTTCCTGCCGACATTCGATTGAATAGTCGTAGATTACCGGACCTTCTCCCTGATCTTATCTCTAGCTGTCGTACTAGGCCGAACATCAGCCCTATGGGTGATATTGACTTTTGCCCACCGAGTATGGATGGACCAAAGCGTCGAGGCCGGAAACCTACAAAACCTAAAAGAGAGGGACCTCCTAGGCCTAGAGGAAGACCAAGGATCAGACCACTGGTAGAACCTCACGTTTTAGGTCATGATTGTCTTAGAAAACCACGTGGAAGAGGTAGAGGGAGAGGCAGGAGAATAACAGATGAAGGAAGGGAAAGTATGCCAATGGAGCCGCTGAAACCACTAAAG ATCAAACTGCAAGTGCCAAAAGGGAACGATACAATGCAGATGGATCAAGccgagatgcttcctcctccccaGGAGAATGCTTTGGACAACAGCCAGACTCGAGAAAAGATCAAACAGAAGATCAAAGAGGTCGAGGAAAAGCAACCAGAGATAAAATCGGGCTTCATGGCCTCCTTTTTGGATTTCTTAAAATCAGGAAAGAGGCAGCAGCTGCCCACAGCCAACACCAGCCCCTCAAAGAACCGACCACCATCTGCCCAGCAAGCATCACAGGCTTCGTTTGGTATGGCTTCTCAAATGCTCTCCGGGCCTCTAGACTCAACGGAGAGCGATAGtttggtcatgagctgtaccagccCTTGTAAGAGGTTGGATGACGAATTGAAGAGGAACTTGGAGACCTTGCCTTCCTTCTCCTCAGATGAGGAGGACTCTGTAAGCAAAAATCAAGATCTGCAAAAGAGCATCTCTTCAGCCATATCGGCACTCTATGATCCTACTGACCGCAAAGAGATCGAAAATACAG CGCCTGTTGTGGAAGAAGAGAAGGTGGCAAGTCCTGTTCCTTCTGAACCTTCTTCACAGCCAGAGCCACCAGTTGCAGTCTCACCACCTTCTCCTCCAGAAGCtccagctcctccacctcctgaagaACCTCCAGCCGCCCAGTCGTCTCCTGAGCAGGAAGAACCGGAAGACTCCCGACCTCTACATCTGGCCAAAAAGCAAGAGACTGCTGCTATCTGTGGAGAGACTGATGATGAAGATGTGGAAAGCAGCGGCGAGGGCATCTTCCGAGAGCGAGATGAGTTTGTCATTCGTGTGGAGGACATCCAGGCACTCAAG CTTGCATTGCAGACTGGTCGGGAGCCACCTCCAATCTGGCGGGTACAAAAAGCTTTATTGCAAAAATTCACTCCAGAAATCAAAGATGGTCAACGCCAATTCTGTGCCACCAGCAAC TACTTGGGATACTTTGGAGATGCCAAGAACCGCTACCAGCGATTGTATGTCAAGTTCCTTGAGAATATCAACAAAAAGGACTATGTGAGAGTATGTTCCAGAAAGCCGTGGCATCGGCCCCTGCAGACCATGAG AAGGCAAAGTCAAACAAAAGCACCTGGAGCTAAAAGTCCGGTGGCTGTGACCAGGCCAGAGAAATGCGATAAATCAGATTGCTTGGTCAAAATGGAACCCGTTCAAAGACCTGAAAAAACGGACGCTGGAGAGAAGATTGAGAAACTGGAGAAGCTTGAAAATACTGAAGAAGAGGAAAACATTGAAAAGGACGAAGCTGTTCACAATATTGAAAAAGCGAATGTTGAAGAAGATCAAGAACCTCAAAATGTTGAAACCAACATAACAAAGGAAGGGGCTCCTGTAGAAGCTGAAAAAATAATAGAAAAGGTTGATCCAGTGGAAAAGACAGAACCCTCACACCAAAATGAAGTCCTGGCTAAGAATAGTGACGTATCTGAACCTGTGGTGCAGGATAAAATTGTAGTTATGGCGAAACCCGAGCCACTGGCCAAGGCAGAGAAGTGTGAGCCTATGGCAAAATCGGAAAATACTGAACCCACGTTGACACCTGAAAAAGTTGTAGTGGTGACGAAAGTGGAAAAAACAGACACAACTGTAAAAACTGAAAAAAGCCCACATGCAGCAAGACCTGAAAAACAAGAACCTACTCCAAAGACTGAAAGGATTTCATCTGCTGGAAGGCAAGAAAAGTTGGAACCAGGTACAAAGGCTGAGAAGATTACCACAGGTGGTAAGCAAGGAAAGCCGGAACGCATTGTAAAAACTGAAAAGGCTGCTTCTGCCGTGAGACAAGACAAACCTGAACGTATTCTAAAACCAGAAAAGAATTCAACAACAGTAAAGCAGGACAAGGTGGAACCTGTCGTAAAGCCCACAGCTCCCGTAAGACCAGAGAAGGTGGACACTACAGTCAAAGCAGAGAAAAATATAACCGTGGTCAAGCCAGAGAAGATGGAACTAAAACCAGACCCAAAAGTGGAGACAACCCGAAAAGCTTTGAAGACTGAATCTTCAGTAAAGTTGCCTCCGCCAACAGAAAGGTCATTAAAAGATGAGATATTGGAGGCACCAAAGAAAGCTGAAGTAGAGAAGATAGAAAAACCTGAAGCACCCAGTAGAGCGGAGCAGAATGAAGCATCAAAGAAAAAAGCCAAGCCAGAAGCGGTGGAACAAACAGCAAAAAGTGAAGTACCAAAAAAATCCGAGGGAGAATTGTCACAAGAGAAAGGAATTAGGAAGGAAAAGGTAGAAAAAACTTCAAAGATGGACAAGCCAACAAAGGCTGAACGTTCTGAAAAAACTGGGAAGGTTGAACGTCCAGACAAACCAAACAGGATGGAGAGAACTGAAAAATCACGAAGGCTGGAGAGATCCGACAAATCGCCAAGGTTGGAGCGAGCCGACAGGTCGCCAAGGTTGGAGCGAGCCGACAGGTCGCCAAGGTTGGAGCGAGCCGATAGATCGCCAAGGTTGGAGCGAGCCGATAAATCCCCAAGGTTGGAGCGAGCCGATAGATCCCCAAGGTTGGAGCGAGCAGACAGATCGCCCAGGTTGGAGCGAGCCGATAGATCACCAAGGTCGGAGAGAGCAGAAAAGATAGCCAAGGCTGAGAGGCCTGACAAACCTATTAGAGCTGAGAGATCTTCTAAAACCGCCAGGACAGACAGGTCTTCAAAAACGGACAAGTCCGAAAGACCGGAAAAAATGCCTAAGTTAGAAAGAATGGAGAAACCAACGAAGCTTGAAAAAGTGACAAAGAATGACAAAGTTGAGAAAGTTGTCCGAGTTGAGAAGATTGAAAAACACATAAGGGTGGAAAAAGTGGACAAAGTAGAACCAACACCTCCTAAAGTAGCACTAAAACCTaaacaaaaacacacaaaagtAAAGGCTGAACCACCACCGAAGAAGAGGAAAAAGTGGTTCAAAGAAGTGGCATCATCCTCCGATTCTGACTCTTCACCTGACCAGCAGAGTGAAGAAG AGCGCGTTCCCGTTGGCCGAGTACTGAACACAAGAGCCATGAAGGAGATGTACCGAAGCTACATTGAGATGTTGGTCAGCACGGCATTAGACCCGGATATGATCCAAGCATTGGAAGATACAAGTG ACGAACTTTACCTTCCGCCCATGAGAAAAATCGATGGAATTGTAAATGAACACAAGAAAAAAGTCCTGAAGAAGATCTCTCTGAGCTCATCCGCTCAG GAGGCGCTTCACACGTTCCCACAACTGAGTATTGATCCTGGAGAATCTACCGTCAGGATGAAGCCGGGAGGAGAGCCCTACAACCGAAAAACACTCAATAAATTAAAAAAGAATGTAGCCAAACCACAG